The proteins below come from a single Halobacillus salinarum genomic window:
- a CDS encoding polyprenyl synthetase family protein encodes MGRIPSHTAVAMEEVMIHSLQRTWRNESLVNEAAAFIRYKREEGFSFSALTYLHSEMFFNPTELTSLHSSAAVEVLILALDIFDDLQDQDTRDKPWTQSPYASTMNIATGLLMLSMNILHKAPVEENIKERSLSLLHQQVLKAVQGQHQDLAADVQSEDGYLQMVKEKSGSLMACASLLGAVSATKKQFEIIKRYSEYLGIAAQLNNDLHDVLRVDEKNDLLHKKKTLPILYLLQEKEPQAQWIRDYYRGTITKEMLLEKKNQLFQWLENSSSLKYTKVVKRLYQLKAVQLADDLEAENEWKAKLRSVLEDT; translated from the coding sequence ATGGGAAGGATTCCTAGCCATACTGCTGTGGCCATGGAAGAGGTTATGATCCATTCGTTACAGAGAACATGGAGGAACGAGTCACTTGTCAATGAGGCAGCTGCATTTATTCGATATAAACGGGAGGAAGGTTTCTCGTTTTCTGCCTTAACTTACCTTCATAGCGAGATGTTTTTCAATCCGACCGAATTAACTTCTCTTCATTCTTCAGCAGCTGTGGAAGTGTTAATCCTTGCCTTGGATATTTTTGATGATTTGCAGGATCAAGATACCCGGGATAAGCCCTGGACTCAGTCCCCTTACGCTTCAACTATGAATATTGCTACAGGTCTGCTTATGTTAAGTATGAATATTCTCCATAAAGCTCCTGTGGAAGAGAACATCAAAGAAAGGTCTCTTTCGCTTTTACATCAACAAGTTCTAAAAGCTGTTCAAGGACAGCATCAAGACTTAGCAGCTGACGTTCAATCCGAGGATGGGTATTTGCAAATGGTTAAAGAAAAATCTGGTTCACTAATGGCATGTGCTTCCCTGTTAGGGGCTGTCAGCGCTACTAAAAAGCAGTTTGAAATTATCAAACGTTATTCAGAGTACTTAGGAATTGCTGCACAGCTGAATAATGATCTCCATGACGTTCTTAGAGTAGATGAAAAAAATGATTTACTTCATAAGAAAAAAACTCTACCTATCCTTTACTTGTTACAAGAGAAGGAGCCGCAAGCTCAATGGATTAGAGATTATTATAGAGGAACGATTACGAAGGAAATGCTGTTAGAGAAGAAGAACCAGTTGTTTCAATGGCTTGAAAATTCATCATCTTTGAAATACACAAAAGTAGTAAAAAGGCTTTACCAATTAAAAGCCGTTCAACTTGCCGATGATTTAGAAGCTGAGAATGAATGGAAAGCAAAGCTGAGAAGTGTCTTGGAAGACACTTAA
- the comX gene encoding competence pheromone ComX: protein MLKNMMEYVGNHPNLLEKLENGQLSLVGVSELEKTALLDVLRDEDQNGLNIEMCYWK from the coding sequence ATGTTAAAGAATATGATGGAATATGTAGGGAACCATCCCAATCTTCTTGAGAAATTGGAGAACGGGCAGCTTAGTCTCGTAGGGGTTTCCGAACTAGAAAAAACGGCTCTGCTTGATGTATTAAGAGACGAAGATCAAAACGGCTTAAATATCGAAATGTGCTACTGGAAATAA
- a CDS encoding DUF4359 domain-containing protein produces the protein MKKRIIMAAIILVLIVSMASTVPGKEQYVDWAVDQARERIGGDNPFLGAGIELAGPQIISNHTEESYYFVCKVYKTEIMGKQVKVIGIFHSFIPVSKNG, from the coding sequence ATGAAGAAACGAATCATCATGGCTGCTATCATACTAGTACTCATCGTAAGCATGGCATCTACAGTTCCAGGAAAAGAACAATATGTAGACTGGGCTGTTGACCAGGCGAGGGAACGAATTGGGGGAGACAATCCATTTCTTGGCGCCGGTATTGAATTAGCCGGGCCACAGATTATCAGTAATCACACGGAAGAAAGCTATTACTTTGTTTGTAAAGTATATAAGACTGAAATTATGGGGAAACAAGTCAAGGTTATTGGAATTTTCCATTCTTTTATTCCGGTTTCTAAAAATGGGTAA
- a CDS encoding response regulator transcription factor, which translates to MIEILLVDDHPSVGAGTKLMIEKEEDMIVTNVESPGEALEIIGKKTFDIMLLDLRMSGMNGIELSKKMRSTGNENPILIYTGYDIGPYFNTLVEAGVSGFISKTESRENLIQAIRCGIQGKSIVPVSLFAQLRKMEVRVEEEKQSKDMMEEVSITSKEQEILKEVAKGKSNKEIAKEFFKSPRTIEYNLTEIFKKLQVKTRAEAVLKSKQWGILPEEID; encoded by the coding sequence ATGATAGAAATTCTATTGGTGGATGATCACCCTTCTGTAGGAGCGGGGACGAAACTCATGATTGAGAAAGAAGAAGATATGATTGTAACGAATGTGGAGTCTCCAGGGGAGGCACTTGAAATCATTGGAAAGAAAACGTTTGATATTATGCTGCTTGATCTTAGAATGTCGGGAATGAATGGAATTGAATTAAGTAAGAAAATGCGTTCAACAGGAAATGAGAACCCGATCCTTATTTATACCGGCTATGATATTGGACCGTATTTCAATACGTTAGTTGAAGCGGGGGTTTCAGGATTTATTAGTAAAACCGAATCAAGAGAGAATCTGATTCAGGCCATTCGATGCGGCATTCAAGGGAAATCAATTGTGCCTGTCTCCTTATTCGCTCAGCTTCGAAAAATGGAAGTACGTGTGGAAGAGGAAAAACAAAGCAAGGATATGATGGAGGAGGTTTCCATAACCTCTAAAGAACAGGAAATTTTGAAAGAAGTAGCAAAGGGAAAAAGCAACAAGGAAATTGCTAAAGAATTTTTCAAAAGCCCTCGAACCATCGAATATAATCTGACAGAAATCTTTAAAAAGCTGCAGGTGAAAACGAGAGCCGAAGCAGTACTGAAATCGAAACAATGGGGCATTCTTCCAGAAGAAATAGATTAG
- a CDS encoding response regulator transcription factor, translating to MAQKENVGSRIIQTFNHFIQNYQANSVSCGVIICRADLNQGWVDKLKNHLEQEEQEVKVQVSYDRAEGMAGIILDGCSLGFTHYYSLHVKEYLENHDKLRGPILVNSFTKSREQSEQMLFSMIWELVESKATQHDIRIYSSQSGTEDWKPSILLVDSDDSIHQLLKSYFQRKGYIIHTAVDGKEGIEKYEQILPDLVITEINLSALNGYQFINQIRNIDTYTKGSSEIMVLTNKQLEHDIKRTFEYGVSEYITKPFSLIELEARIKKVLENKAEAVSE from the coding sequence ATGGCTCAAAAGGAAAATGTAGGTTCAAGGATTATTCAAACCTTTAACCATTTTATTCAAAACTATCAGGCAAACAGCGTTTCATGCGGCGTTATTATCTGCAGGGCAGACTTGAACCAAGGCTGGGTGGATAAATTAAAAAACCATCTGGAACAAGAGGAACAAGAAGTAAAAGTTCAAGTCAGCTATGACCGTGCTGAAGGTATGGCTGGAATCATCCTCGATGGCTGCAGTCTTGGATTTACTCATTATTACTCTCTCCATGTTAAAGAATATTTGGAAAACCATGACAAGCTTAGAGGACCTATATTAGTAAACAGCTTCACAAAAAGCCGGGAACAATCCGAGCAAATGCTGTTCAGCATGATATGGGAACTGGTAGAGAGTAAAGCCACACAACATGATATTCGCATTTATTCAAGTCAGTCTGGAACAGAAGATTGGAAGCCATCCATCCTATTAGTAGACAGTGATGACAGTATTCATCAGTTGTTAAAGTCATACTTCCAAAGAAAAGGTTACATCATTCATACAGCTGTTGACGGTAAAGAAGGGATTGAAAAATATGAACAGATTCTTCCTGACCTCGTCATTACTGAAATCAATCTTTCTGCTTTAAATGGGTATCAATTTATTAATCAAATTAGAAATATTGATACGTATACAAAAGGTTCCTCTGAAATTATGGTGCTGACAAACAAGCAGCTTGAGCATGATATTAAGCGGACTTTTGAATATGGAGTTTCGGAGTATATTACGAAACCATTCTCGCTTATTGAGCTCGAAGCACGTATTAAGAAAGTTCTTGAAAATAAAGCAGAAGCAGTAAGTGAATAA
- a CDS encoding nucleotide sugar dehydrogenase, translating to MGYVEQLKQKIDVKKVNVGVVGMGYVGLPLAVEMVKAGYTVCGIDLDEDKVQSLQQGESYINDVSDEDLQHCLATNRFLPTTNYEVVKELDAVSICVPTPLSENQDPDTSYITGVIENMKPHMKKGMLITLESTTYPGTTEELIYREFHKMGYESGKDIFLCYSPERVDPGNEQFNTQNMPKVMGGMTDTCSELGAELYGNMLDNVVRVSSPKVAEMSKLLENTFRSINIAFVNEIAMMCERMDIDVWEVINAAATKPFGFMKFQPGPGIGGHCIPLDPMYLSWKAKGFRFYSKFIDLAQSINNNMPEVVTGKTSQVLNLYGRSINSSKILILGMAYKPNISDLRESPGLYLYEIYKENGANVDYYDPHAHSFIGGDGEIVHSVSYNKENFKQYDCMVLVTNHSDFDYVELAELGVPIVDTRNAFTEFDKPHIHKLGTATKVNKRHNSIAL from the coding sequence ATGGGATATGTTGAACAACTTAAGCAAAAAATTGATGTGAAGAAAGTTAATGTAGGAGTAGTTGGCATGGGATATGTCGGATTGCCGCTGGCGGTAGAAATGGTGAAAGCCGGTTATACGGTCTGTGGAATTGACCTGGATGAAGATAAAGTTCAATCCCTTCAACAAGGTGAATCCTATATTAATGACGTTTCAGATGAGGATCTGCAGCATTGTCTTGCTACCAACCGCTTTCTCCCAACGACGAATTACGAAGTGGTAAAAGAATTAGACGCAGTCAGCATTTGTGTTCCGACCCCTTTAAGTGAAAATCAGGATCCTGATACTTCCTATATTACCGGGGTAATAGAGAATATGAAGCCTCATATGAAAAAAGGCATGCTCATTACTTTGGAGAGTACGACTTATCCTGGAACTACAGAAGAACTTATTTACAGGGAATTTCACAAAATGGGTTATGAATCCGGAAAAGATATTTTCTTATGCTATTCCCCGGAGCGTGTAGATCCTGGTAATGAACAGTTCAACACTCAAAATATGCCAAAGGTTATGGGAGGTATGACTGATACGTGCAGCGAGCTTGGTGCCGAGCTTTACGGCAATATGCTGGACAATGTGGTACGCGTCTCTTCTCCTAAAGTGGCCGAAATGTCAAAGCTTCTGGAAAATACATTCCGCAGTATTAATATTGCCTTTGTCAATGAAATTGCCATGATGTGTGAGCGGATGGATATTGACGTATGGGAAGTCATTAATGCAGCTGCAACCAAACCATTTGGATTTATGAAGTTTCAGCCAGGACCTGGAATTGGAGGTCACTGTATCCCGCTTGATCCTATGTATCTATCATGGAAGGCAAAAGGATTCCGCTTTTATAGTAAATTTATTGATCTTGCCCAATCTATTAATAACAACATGCCGGAAGTCGTAACAGGGAAGACTTCTCAAGTCCTTAACCTGTACGGTCGTTCCATCAATAGCTCAAAGATTCTCATTCTTGGGATGGCTTATAAGCCGAACATTAGTGATTTGAGAGAGTCTCCAGGTCTGTACCTTTATGAAATCTATAAAGAAAACGGAGCAAACGTAGATTACTATGACCCACATGCTCACAGCTTCATTGGTGGAGACGGGGAAATTGTTCATTCGGTTTCTTATAACAAAGAGAATTTCAAACAGTATGACTGCATGGTTCTAGTGACTAATCATAGCGACTTTGATTATGTAGAGCTAGCTGAACTTGGAGTACCGATCGTTGATACACGAAATGCGTTTACTGAATTTGATAAGCCGCATATCCACAAGCTTGGTACGGCGACGAAAGTAAACAAGCGTCATAATTCTATTGCATTGTAA
- a CDS encoding sensor histidine kinase produces the protein MKKVDNKKPIFFFAGICLIALYLIYVTLSVTYAGIDVKKTEDDQWKITAVDQIGWAEKRKVEPDDIVLEVNHQPPEFYSSIKKYGVIGKLDQLKVLRDGEVLEYKVQEPLNYNTLLYHTVIPFLVFTVLFVLSVYIYYKKNNEKLSLYLIALLLAVGLGYLSAGASARTDYIGRFMNGFSLLCVPVLFLHFYYQYFARYNIKLIQGRLLLFLYIINLTTVLLDTISMFVFIGGVYSIIRNLQLMLFSLEMLLGLFLLLYYYFRFRKTIHKPIFQNTIFSIIISFFPFIFLTVLPSTIFGVELLPPSVTAAFLIFLPIFFFYLVMTNRIFDIDFINSRLRYYSLVSLLLTTIIVGLFVFFVNLTWIQWARLMIIIYVSMVVFFYLEEKLNLRPLLFRDKFNFQMSIDRFAKDLSKIVKREELDLRLVEEIRDVLPVNSVSLLTYRKKDGFVKLENGDYEFPIQLIKSFLHYKQAELKTSDSFFVDQGICYVISERQESIRLLWIDQKINYTPFNQDEQRWLKTLSHYTSMVYENFLLIEGVTEELKQSMHQQQDTPAWMLRLLFNLSEKERSRLASDLHDSALQEQLVWYRKIDEFIEDKSFPVHYTPHLEQIREGLLGVVQQIRETCTLLRPPFLKETGVVEALTYLIHRHQGREQFEITFTSSHFTANLGDDQSLTIYRIVQELINNASKHSKASKVTLDLKSEGELVILNYEDDGVGFQNDPANQSSKSMGLAGIKQRVNSMQGSMEMFSSGDGVEIAILLRADLRMKNFFEVM, from the coding sequence ATGAAAAAAGTAGACAACAAGAAACCGATCTTTTTTTTTGCGGGTATTTGCTTAATCGCACTTTATTTAATATACGTTACTCTTTCCGTTACGTATGCAGGGATTGATGTTAAAAAAACAGAAGATGATCAGTGGAAGATTACTGCTGTAGACCAAATAGGATGGGCTGAAAAGCGAAAGGTTGAACCGGACGATATCGTCCTTGAAGTAAACCATCAGCCCCCTGAATTCTACTCCTCAATTAAGAAATATGGGGTCATTGGCAAATTGGATCAGTTAAAGGTCTTGAGAGACGGAGAAGTGTTGGAATATAAAGTTCAGGAACCATTGAATTACAACACTTTGCTCTATCACACGGTCATCCCTTTTCTAGTGTTTACTGTATTATTTGTCTTGTCGGTATATATTTATTATAAAAAAAATAATGAAAAGCTCTCTCTTTACCTGATCGCGTTGCTGCTTGCAGTAGGATTGGGTTACTTAAGTGCCGGAGCCTCTGCACGTACGGATTATATCGGAAGGTTTATGAATGGGTTTTCCTTACTGTGTGTTCCAGTCCTGTTTTTGCATTTTTATTATCAATACTTTGCCAGATACAATATTAAACTGATTCAAGGGCGTCTGCTGCTGTTTCTTTACATCATCAACTTGACCACTGTACTTTTAGATACGATTTCTATGTTTGTTTTCATCGGTGGTGTCTATTCCATTATTCGAAACCTTCAGCTGATGCTGTTTTCTTTAGAAATGCTGCTTGGTTTATTCCTGCTTTTGTATTATTATTTTCGTTTCAGAAAAACCATACATAAGCCCATTTTTCAAAATACGATTTTTAGTATTATCATTTCTTTTTTTCCATTTATCTTTTTGACGGTGCTTCCTAGTACGATCTTTGGGGTGGAACTGCTTCCTCCTTCAGTGACTGCTGCATTTTTGATTTTTCTGCCGATCTTTTTCTTTTATTTGGTTATGACAAACCGAATTTTCGATATTGACTTTATTAACAGCAGACTTCGCTATTACTCCCTTGTTTCTTTACTTTTAACGACGATTATTGTCGGTCTCTTTGTATTTTTTGTGAATTTAACTTGGATTCAGTGGGCGAGACTGATGATCATTATTTACGTCTCCATGGTCGTTTTTTTCTATTTAGAGGAAAAGCTGAACTTACGACCATTATTGTTCAGGGACAAATTTAATTTCCAAATGAGTATTGACCGTTTTGCAAAGGACTTATCCAAGATCGTCAAACGGGAAGAACTGGATCTAAGATTAGTAGAAGAGATCAGGGATGTGCTGCCTGTAAATTCAGTATCTCTATTAACTTATCGAAAAAAAGATGGCTTTGTGAAACTGGAAAATGGGGACTATGAATTTCCAATCCAGCTTATAAAAAGTTTTCTTCATTATAAACAAGCGGAGCTTAAGACGAGTGATTCTTTCTTCGTTGACCAGGGGATATGCTACGTCATAAGTGAAAGGCAGGAATCAATCAGACTTCTTTGGATCGACCAAAAAATTAATTATACGCCTTTCAACCAGGATGAACAAAGGTGGTTGAAAACTTTATCCCATTATACAAGCATGGTCTATGAGAATTTTCTGCTTATTGAAGGAGTAACGGAAGAATTAAAACAATCCATGCATCAGCAGCAGGATACTCCAGCTTGGATGCTGCGTTTACTGTTTAATTTGTCGGAAAAAGAGAGGTCCAGGCTTGCCAGTGATCTTCATGACTCTGCTTTGCAGGAGCAATTAGTGTGGTACCGGAAAATTGATGAATTTATCGAAGATAAGAGTTTTCCAGTCCACTATACTCCACATCTCGAGCAAATACGTGAAGGATTGCTTGGTGTCGTTCAGCAGATCAGGGAAACCTGTACCCTGCTAAGGCCTCCTTTTCTAAAAGAAACCGGGGTAGTAGAAGCGCTCACTTATTTAATACACCGGCATCAGGGGAGAGAACAGTTTGAGATAACGTTTACTTCCAGTCATTTTACTGCGAACCTGGGGGACGATCAGTCCCTTACCATCTACCGTATTGTACAGGAACTTATCAATAATGCATCCAAACATTCCAAAGCAAGTAAAGTCACCTTAGATTTAAAAAGTGAAGGCGAATTAGTCATTCTTAACTATGAAGATGATGGAGTGGGTTTTCAAAATGATCCTGCTAATCAATCTTCCAAAAGTATGGGCTTAGCTGGGATTAAACAGCGTGTAAACAGCATGCAAGGCAGTATGGAAATGTTTTCTTCCGGTGACGGAGTCGAAATTGCCATTCTTCTCCGGGCGGATTTACGGATGAAGAATTTCTTTGAAGTAATGTAA
- a CDS encoding ZIP family metal transporter, producing the protein MDAVHIFITTFTTTIGALPVLLIRNLSHRWKDSLLAFTAGIMVAASTYGLIPSALKLSSMSVLAAGILLGTFTLMLLEIVVPHHDLQHSKNNRHVNIHLFLIAMALHNLPEGISVGMSYASHYSDLGPVVAFAIGLQNLPEGFLIALFLFMQSVRGVKMVILVSATAMAEFLAGMAGLYFGESFTSLVPYGLAFSAGAMLFVVYKELIPESHGDGNERTSTFSFILGFLIMTVLTVNLR; encoded by the coding sequence ATGGATGCGGTTCATATTTTTATCACTACATTTACTACGACTATTGGAGCATTGCCGGTATTACTGATCAGGAATCTATCTCATAGATGGAAAGACAGCCTGCTCGCATTTACAGCTGGAATTATGGTGGCGGCTTCTACATATGGATTAATTCCATCCGCATTAAAGCTTTCTAGTATGTCGGTGTTAGCAGCTGGTATTTTGCTCGGTACATTTACTTTGATGTTATTGGAAATTGTGGTTCCCCATCATGACCTTCAGCATTCGAAAAATAACAGGCATGTCAATATTCATTTATTTTTAATAGCGATGGCCCTTCATAATCTGCCCGAAGGCATCTCCGTTGGAATGAGTTATGCAAGTCATTACAGTGACCTTGGTCCTGTAGTGGCTTTTGCCATTGGCTTGCAGAATCTGCCTGAAGGTTTTTTAATTGCTCTGTTTTTATTCATGCAAAGTGTTAGAGGGGTAAAAATGGTTATCCTCGTTTCAGCAACTGCTATGGCTGAATTTCTGGCAGGAATGGCAGGGTTATACTTTGGAGAAAGCTTTACTTCTTTAGTTCCGTACGGTTTGGCATTTTCTGCAGGAGCTATGCTTTTTGTTGTTTATAAAGAACTTATTCCTGAAAGTCACGGGGATGGAAATGAACGAACTTCGACATTCTCGTTTATCCTTGGCTTTCTAATTATGACGGTTTTAACTGTAAATCTGCGATAA
- a CDS encoding choice-of-anchor I family protein, translating to MKKTSFVLSTVLTAALFSSSAVAASPAESISTYHSDKDELAISFAGRYDSGAELDSGGSEIVEYDKKHQRAFSINGDANALDILDLSDTEKRGEISLFKRVKFADLALGDFSVDGPTSVAVHPDNDFIAVAIVNDTKTENGEVVFLNTDGELIASYQVGALPDMLTFTSDGSKLLVANEAEPNDDYTKDPEGSVSIIDISSGPANGKVATAGFKNLDNSKVDDNVRTFGPEATAAQDFEPEYITVSDDNKKAYVSLQENNAIAELDLMNGEFTAVHGLGFKDHSLERNALDASNDTNSINMKPMPVLGMYQPDAIASYTVDGKTYIITPNEGDSRDYDGYSEETRVGDLEEDTGKDVHLNADFYEGFNQDELDKMVENGLFDDDQLGRLHVTTANGLNEDDEYEALYSFGGRSFSIYQADQFQQVYDSGDEFENIIADARPEYFNTNNDDNGFKSRSDDKGPEPESAEVGKINGKTYAFIGLERQGGIMVYNIDNPEKPYFVNYFSTRDFSSEDEAIKGDSAPEGLTFIAAEDSPTDKPMLLAGYEVSGTVAAYNVESLLGEKRLAGKNRYETAVEISKEGWEQADTVVIARGDIFADALAGTPLAYKEDAPILLSHNEYLDDSIREEVSRLQAKHAIILGGPNAVSSHVQYQLSGLGLSVERIYGDTRFGTAANVAARLDGQPEKAIVVNGDRFADALAAAPYAAKHGYPILLSKENKIPEKTELGLTNIDSSIVIGGEGVVGPKVMSMLPDAKRYAGTNRFETAAKVVNELYESGNTAFVSTGYEFADALTGSVLAAKKNAAALLVKQNQIPDSIAKAYNDLSIEKLYILGGPGAVNEEVAEQLKPEW from the coding sequence ATGAAGAAAACCTCGTTCGTATTATCAACAGTTCTGACAGCAGCATTATTCTCTTCATCTGCCGTTGCTGCTTCCCCAGCAGAATCTATTTCTACATACCATAGCGACAAGGATGAGCTGGCCATTTCATTTGCAGGCAGATACGATAGTGGCGCTGAACTTGATAGTGGAGGCTCGGAAATTGTAGAGTACGATAAAAAACACCAGCGTGCCTTTTCTATCAATGGAGATGCAAATGCTCTTGACATACTGGATCTTTCTGACACAGAAAAGAGAGGTGAGATCTCCTTATTTAAAAGGGTAAAGTTCGCTGATTTGGCTCTTGGTGATTTCAGCGTTGATGGGCCAACTAGTGTAGCCGTACACCCAGATAATGATTTTATTGCTGTTGCCATTGTGAATGACACAAAGACAGAAAATGGTGAAGTCGTTTTCCTTAATACAGATGGTGAATTAATTGCATCCTATCAAGTTGGAGCACTGCCGGACATGCTTACTTTTACAAGCGATGGAAGCAAACTATTAGTTGCAAATGAAGCAGAACCCAATGATGACTATACTAAAGATCCGGAGGGCAGTGTATCGATCATTGACATCAGCTCCGGTCCTGCTAACGGAAAAGTAGCAACGGCAGGCTTTAAAAATCTTGATAACAGCAAAGTTGATGACAATGTTCGTACCTTTGGACCTGAAGCGACAGCTGCACAAGATTTTGAACCGGAATATATAACTGTGAGCGATGATAACAAAAAAGCTTATGTATCCTTACAAGAAAACAACGCGATTGCAGAGCTGGATTTAATGAATGGTGAGTTTACAGCTGTACATGGCCTGGGTTTCAAAGACCACTCGCTCGAAAGAAACGCACTGGACGCTTCCAATGATACGAATTCGATTAACATGAAGCCGATGCCCGTACTCGGTATGTATCAGCCAGACGCTATTGCATCTTATACAGTAGATGGAAAAACCTATATCATTACACCAAATGAAGGAGATTCTAGAGATTATGACGGTTACTCCGAAGAAACACGCGTCGGGGATTTAGAAGAAGATACCGGGAAAGACGTTCATTTAAATGCTGATTTTTATGAAGGGTTCAACCAGGACGAATTAGATAAAATGGTTGAAAATGGATTGTTTGACGATGACCAGCTTGGCAGGCTTCATGTCACGACCGCAAACGGCTTGAATGAAGACGATGAATATGAAGCACTGTACAGCTTTGGCGGCCGTTCCTTTTCTATATACCAGGCAGATCAATTTCAACAAGTATACGACAGCGGAGATGAATTTGAAAATATCATTGCAGATGCCCGCCCTGAATACTTCAATACGAATAATGATGACAATGGTTTCAAAAGCCGCAGTGACGATAAAGGGCCAGAACCTGAATCCGCCGAAGTAGGTAAGATCAATGGGAAAACTTATGCCTTTATCGGATTGGAACGACAAGGAGGCATTATGGTGTACAACATTGATAACCCCGAGAAGCCATATTTCGTCAATTATTTTTCAACGAGAGACTTTTCTTCAGAAGATGAAGCGATCAAAGGCGACAGCGCTCCAGAAGGATTGACTTTCATTGCTGCTGAGGATAGTCCTACCGACAAACCTATGCTTCTAGCAGGATATGAAGTATCTGGTACAGTAGCCGCTTACAACGTAGAGAGCTTACTCGGTGAAAAACGGCTTGCTGGAAAAAATAGATATGAAACAGCTGTTGAAATTTCAAAAGAAGGCTGGGAACAGGCAGATACAGTAGTTATTGCCCGTGGGGATATTTTTGCGGATGCACTCGCCGGTACCCCACTTGCCTATAAAGAAGATGCGCCTATTTTGCTTAGCCATAACGAGTATTTAGACGATTCAATTCGTGAAGAAGTAAGCCGGCTTCAAGCAAAGCACGCGATTATCTTAGGAGGACCAAATGCTGTCTCCAGTCATGTCCAATATCAACTCAGCGGTTTAGGGCTCTCCGTTGAACGGATTTACGGGGACACACGCTTCGGAACAGCCGCTAATGTCGCGGCACGTTTGGATGGACAACCAGAAAAAGCGATCGTCGTCAATGGTGATCGATTTGCTGATGCTTTAGCTGCAGCCCCTTATGCAGCCAAACATGGCTATCCTATTCTCTTGAGCAAAGAAAATAAAATTCCTGAAAAAACGGAATTAGGGCTTACCAATATTGATTCTTCCATCGTAATTGGAGGAGAGGGCGTAGTGGGTCCTAAGGTTATGTCCATGCTTCCTGATGCGAAACGCTATGCCGGAACGAATCGCTTCGAGACAGCAGCAAAGGTTGTGAACGAATTATACGAATCGGGCAATACAGCCTTTGTCAGCACAGGTTATGAATTTGCCGACGCTCTTACCGGATCCGTGCTTGCAGCGAAAAAGAATGCTGCCGCCCTCCTGGTAAAACAAAATCAAATTCCTGACAGCATCGCAAAAGCTTACAATGATTTAAGCATAGAAAAACTTTATATCCTTGGTGGCCCGGGGGCTGTGAACGAAGAAGTTGCTGAACAATTAAAACCGGAATGGTAG